A region from the Curtobacterium sp. MCBA15_012 genome encodes:
- a CDS encoding WecB/TagA/CpsF family glycosyltransferase, which yields MPLPPEQAGAHLAGNVPRVPTTRIAGIPIAAVPPTELLHSLAQKAASLRHEQGGVAVHFVNAYTVSLTTDAVYLRALNQEGVNFADGTPLAFLARRGGKDVAHLRGPDAFRELLAQTRVSGVRHFLLGGTPDSLARLRAVVSSQFPEAEVVGAFSPPFRPMDGEDHVDIDRRISKSGANMVWVGIGTPKQDYEVLRIANRLPVVALAVGAAFNFVSGDVEEAPELWRRTGLEWLYRLFREPRRLWRRYLIGNAKFVILTISRRRKDAVKEGR from the coding sequence ATGCCTTTGCCGCCCGAGCAGGCTGGAGCTCATCTCGCCGGGAACGTGCCGCGTGTTCCGACCACCAGGATCGCTGGTATCCCGATTGCTGCCGTCCCTCCGACGGAGCTTCTTCACTCGTTGGCTCAGAAGGCCGCGTCCCTCCGACACGAACAAGGCGGGGTTGCTGTTCACTTCGTCAACGCCTACACCGTTTCGCTCACCACAGACGCTGTTTATCTCAGGGCGCTGAATCAAGAAGGTGTGAACTTCGCGGACGGCACGCCCTTGGCCTTCCTCGCCAGGCGGGGCGGGAAAGACGTCGCGCATCTCCGTGGGCCTGATGCATTTCGCGAACTCCTTGCACAGACCCGTGTCTCCGGCGTGCGTCACTTCCTACTGGGAGGGACCCCGGACTCGCTTGCCCGACTTCGGGCCGTCGTCAGCTCGCAGTTTCCCGAGGCAGAGGTGGTCGGCGCCTTCAGTCCTCCTTTCAGGCCGATGGATGGGGAAGACCACGTGGATATCGACCGGAGGATCTCGAAATCTGGCGCAAACATGGTCTGGGTCGGAATCGGCACGCCTAAACAGGACTACGAGGTTCTCCGCATTGCCAATCGGCTGCCGGTGGTCGCACTGGCCGTAGGGGCTGCATTCAACTTTGTTTCCGGGGACGTTGAAGAAGCTCCGGAGCTGTGGAGAAGGACCGGTCTCGAATGGCTGTACCGACTGTTCCGGGAACCTCGGAGACTGTGGAGGCGCTATCTGATCGGTAACGCAAAATTTGTGATCCTCACCATCTCGCGTCGGCGGAAGGATGCTGTGAAGGAAGGTCGATGA
- a CDS encoding DapH/DapD/GlmU-related protein encodes MALMTSLKNLILRRMALRANVEVGSGFHVGFGSVIWAPRKLVIGADVYVGKNCTIQVDGSIGDGVLIANNVGVVGRTDHDMREVGKVVSRARWIGDAPEALSQGTRIEEDVWIGFGAVILSGVTVGRSAIVAAGAVVTRDVPPNSIVAGVPAAVTADRFDASALREHWALLDASRGKR; translated from the coding sequence ATGGCCTTGATGACTTCGCTGAAGAATTTGATTCTACGACGAATGGCGCTGCGAGCCAACGTCGAAGTGGGTAGCGGTTTTCATGTGGGCTTCGGTTCGGTTATATGGGCACCGCGGAAACTCGTCATAGGTGCGGACGTCTATGTGGGCAAGAACTGCACCATCCAAGTCGACGGAAGCATCGGCGACGGCGTGCTGATCGCAAACAATGTCGGCGTAGTCGGACGGACGGACCACGACATGCGAGAGGTCGGGAAGGTCGTGAGCCGAGCGCGCTGGATCGGAGACGCGCCGGAAGCGCTGAGTCAAGGCACCCGGATTGAAGAGGATGTCTGGATCGGCTTCGGGGCCGTGATCCTGTCGGGCGTGACTGTGGGACGCAGCGCCATAGTTGCTGCGGGGGCGGTTGTGACCCGGGACGTTCCGCCCAACAGCATCGTGGCCGGTGTGCCGGCAGCTGTCACTGCGGACCGATTCGATGCCTCAGCCCTGCGTGAGCACTGGGCGCTTCTGGATGCAAGCAGGGGCAAGCGGTGA
- a CDS encoding glycosyltransferase family 4 protein: MTAKVAIIHPWLPQYRVPFFRALKAVAATRGIAVHVFHGEVPPEWRARGDSNVVPEVAQLVRTRWIGFGGRKLALRDLRPVRAGGPYDLIVVEQAVRNVESYRLLIGTTSRRVAMWGHGRTYTKRTGRLQERVKRWLTLRSRWFFSYTRGGADDVLRAGFPPERVTVVQNTIDSSPLRDAVTQERERPDITFREEHGLGSATAVFIGGLDASKRLDFIIAAGDAIAAAIPSFRLLVVGSGELEGWLRGQAQTRPWLVPLGHATGLLKAKALAASRAMLMPGRVGLVAVDSFAAGVPLVTVDYPFHAPEFEYLDHGKNSLVVANDIAQYSEAVIRILTDDSLGRALVTGCNASFERFTLDAMVENFLSGIEGALQSFAHPR; the protein is encoded by the coding sequence GTGACGGCCAAAGTAGCGATCATTCATCCCTGGCTACCTCAGTATCGCGTCCCCTTCTTCCGCGCGCTCAAGGCCGTTGCCGCGACTCGGGGCATCGCGGTCCATGTGTTCCACGGTGAAGTGCCGCCTGAATGGCGAGCACGAGGAGATTCGAATGTTGTGCCAGAGGTCGCGCAACTGGTTCGAACTCGGTGGATCGGCTTCGGGGGACGAAAGCTCGCACTCCGGGACTTGCGTCCAGTGCGAGCAGGTGGGCCATACGACCTCATCGTTGTAGAGCAAGCGGTTCGTAACGTCGAGTCGTACCGCCTGTTGATCGGAACCACATCCCGTCGTGTTGCGATGTGGGGACATGGGCGCACGTACACCAAGCGCACCGGGCGTTTGCAGGAACGGGTGAAGCGATGGTTGACCCTCAGGTCACGTTGGTTTTTCTCCTATACGAGGGGAGGCGCAGACGATGTCCTACGCGCCGGATTCCCACCTGAACGAGTCACGGTGGTGCAGAACACAATCGATAGCTCGCCTTTACGCGACGCGGTGACGCAGGAACGGGAACGTCCGGACATCACGTTCCGCGAAGAACATGGACTTGGGTCTGCGACGGCCGTGTTCATCGGCGGACTCGATGCCTCTAAACGACTGGACTTCATCATCGCCGCAGGAGACGCGATCGCGGCGGCCATCCCGAGTTTCCGTCTACTGGTGGTAGGAAGTGGTGAACTTGAGGGATGGCTTCGGGGACAGGCGCAGACGCGGCCCTGGCTTGTGCCACTTGGGCATGCGACCGGGCTGTTGAAAGCGAAAGCACTTGCCGCGTCCCGGGCGATGTTGATGCCAGGACGGGTTGGACTGGTTGCTGTTGACAGCTTCGCCGCCGGTGTGCCCCTGGTCACTGTGGACTACCCGTTCCATGCTCCGGAATTCGAGTACCTAGACCACGGCAAGAATTCCCTCGTGGTGGCTAACGACATCGCGCAGTACAGTGAGGCCGTGATACGGATTCTCACGGACGACAGCCTCGGACGGGCGCTTGTCACGGGCTGTAACGCATCCTTCGAACGGTTCACTCTCGACGCGATGGTTGAGAATTTTCTTTCTGGTATCGAAGGAGCCCTTCAGTCGTTTGCGCATCCGCGGTGA
- a CDS encoding acyltransferase has product MRADGNARRQPYPPRLIFIDGLRGIAAFVVAVGHSIGMVPPDHTTTPIWSASPDQLLVWPWLFGRPMVWLFIMLSGFALYWSEESRRDAGRGATALTSYFKRRLWRILPVYYLALALGLLVVIGAGDVLLEPSESLTTFAPITPDGLLAHLVLIHNINPAWIYQVSPPLWSIAVEVQLYLLFPLIFVLRSKISVYGAVLALVVAVWLGNQVLNFQFFSLIELFGLGAILAHVGRRWVAPRSALFTVAAIFLLVGLCRPTIPPKAEELLWALGFAALILALIRTRHSNWNVPTWRPIVWLGARSYSLYALHFPVLLLGWAFIGRLGLPNGLEVPIMAAGGMAAAIGVAHLSYIWIEQPSILRSRRA; this is encoded by the coding sequence ATGAGAGCCGACGGCAATGCTCGGCGCCAGCCCTACCCGCCGCGACTGATCTTCATCGATGGCCTTCGGGGCATCGCGGCTTTCGTGGTGGCGGTTGGGCACTCCATTGGGATGGTACCTCCCGACCACACAACAACACCCATCTGGTCAGCTAGCCCGGATCAGCTTCTTGTTTGGCCGTGGCTCTTCGGGCGCCCGATGGTATGGCTCTTCATCATGCTCAGCGGGTTCGCGCTCTATTGGAGCGAAGAGAGCCGCAGAGATGCCGGTAGAGGTGCGACCGCGCTGACCAGCTACTTCAAGCGACGGCTGTGGCGCATTCTGCCCGTTTACTACCTTGCGCTCGCGTTAGGGCTGCTGGTGGTGATCGGAGCAGGCGACGTTCTCCTCGAACCCTCGGAGAGTCTGACCACCTTCGCTCCGATCACGCCAGACGGCTTGCTTGCTCACCTCGTGCTCATCCATAACATCAATCCGGCTTGGATCTACCAGGTGAGCCCACCACTGTGGTCGATAGCGGTGGAGGTGCAGTTGTACCTGTTGTTCCCGCTCATCTTCGTCCTGCGTTCGAAGATTTCCGTCTACGGCGCAGTGTTGGCTCTGGTGGTAGCTGTCTGGCTTGGTAACCAGGTGCTGAACTTTCAATTCTTCTCTCTGATCGAGTTGTTCGGGCTGGGTGCGATCCTGGCACATGTTGGAAGACGATGGGTCGCGCCCCGCAGCGCTTTGTTCACCGTGGCCGCGATCTTCCTTCTGGTGGGGCTTTGTAGGCCGACGATCCCGCCGAAGGCAGAGGAACTGCTTTGGGCGCTCGGCTTCGCTGCATTGATCCTCGCGCTGATCCGGACGCGACACTCGAACTGGAACGTGCCGACTTGGCGTCCTATCGTCTGGCTCGGCGCGCGTTCCTACAGCCTCTACGCTCTGCACTTCCCCGTGCTTCTGCTTGGATGGGCGTTCATTGGCCGGCTCGGTCTGCCGAACGGGCTTGAAGTGCCGATCATGGCTGCAGGTGGAATGGCAGCGGCGATCGGTGTCGCTCATCTTTCGTACATATGGATCGAGCAGCCCTCGATATTGCGCTCCCGCCGCGCGTGA